The DNA region TCCTCTGGTTCGGCGGCGGCTGGGTGCTGGGCGGCACGCTCACCATCGGCACCCTGGTCGCCTTCACCCAGTACGCGCAGCGCTTCTTCCGGCCCATCTCGGACATGTCCGAGAAGTTCAACCTGCTGCAGGCGGCGATGGCGTCGTCAGAACGGCTGTTCGGGCTGCTGGACACGCCGGTCCGCATCAGCGATTCCGGGGCCTTGGGCCCTGGGCCTTCGGCCTTGACAAACGCCAGGGAAGAAGGGGGTGTCGCGCCCTCGATTGCCCAAGGCCCAAGGTCGAAGGCCGCCGACCGGCCCGCGCTCGGCGCGGGCCGCATCGTGGTGGACGACGTGTCGTTTGCCTACAACCCCGGCGTGGACGTCCTGAAGCACGTGTCGTTCACCGTGGAGCCGGGGCAGCGGATCGGGATCGTCGGCGCCACCGGGTCGGGCAAGAGCACGCTGATCAACCTGCTGCTGCGGTTCTACGACGTGACCAGCGGCCGCATCACGCTCGACGGCCGGGACCTGCGCGAGATGACGCTGGCCGACCTGCGATCGCACTTCGCGCTGGTCCTGCAGGACGTGTACCTGTTCTCGGGCACCATCGCCGGCAACATCCGGCTGGGGCGCGACGACATCAGCGACGCACGGGTGCGCGCCGCCGCGGAGGCGGTGCACGCCGACGTGTTCATCCGCGACCTGCCGCAGGGCTACGACACCCCGGTAGCCGAGCGCGGCGCCACGCTGTCGGTCGGGCAGAAGCAACTGCTCTCGTTCGCCCGCGCGCTGGCCTTCGATCCGCAGATCCTGATCCTCGACGAGGCCACGTCGAGCGTCGACACCGAGACCGAGAACCTGATCCGCGATGCGCTGCACGTGCTGATGGCGGGCCGCACCACCATTGCCATCGCGCACCGCCTGTCGACCATCCAGGACATGGACCGCATCCTGGTGCTCCACCGCGGCGAATTGCGCGAGGCCGGGACGCACCAGGAGCTGCTGGCCCTTCGCGGGATCTATCATCGGTTGTACGAGTTGCAGTATCAGGGGCACATGCCGGCCCCGCAGGGAACCTGAATGATCGACCTCGGACGTGCACGCGTGCTGGTCACCGGCGGCGCGGGCTTCATCGGATCGGCCCTCGTGTGGGGCCTCAACGCGCGCGGCACCTCGCGCATCGTCATCGCCGACCACCTCGGCACCGGCCCGAAGTGGCGCAACCTGCGCGCGCTGCGGTTCGAGGACTACCTCGAGGCCGGCGACCTGCTGCCGCGACTCGAGTCTGGCGCCCTCGGCGCCTTCGACCTCGTGCTGCACATGGGCGCCTGCTCGGCGACCACCGAGCAGGACGCGGCCTATCTCGCCCGGAACAACTACGAGTTCAGCAAGGACCTGTGCCGCTGGGCACTGGGCCGCGGCTCGGCCT from Luteitalea sp. TBR-22 includes:
- a CDS encoding ABC transporter ATP-binding protein: MAAHDDEILGKAYDSRLMRRLIGYLRPYWGRALLALAAIIVGVGFQLAQPVLVKRAIDQHIATGDLRGVGVVALLYLGTLIGAFVAEFVQTTTLQMLGQRIMYDLRRQVYDHLQRLDLAYYDRNPVGRLMTRVTSDVDAINDLFTSGVVSVFGDLLSLCGIIAVLVSLDWRLALLTFCVLPLILMVTQWFRRNVRESYREVRTWVSRLNAFLQENLTGMATVQLFRREGRAFEEFQRVNGEHRDANLRSIYYYAVFYPAIELIGALSTALILWFGGGWVLGGTLTIGTLVAFTQYAQRFFRPISDMSEKFNLLQAAMASSERLFGLLDTPVRISDSGALGPGPSALTNAREEGGVAPSIAQGPRSKAADRPALGAGRIVVDDVSFAYNPGVDVLKHVSFTVEPGQRIGIVGATGSGKSTLINLLLRFYDVTSGRITLDGRDLREMTLADLRSHFALVLQDVYLFSGTIAGNIRLGRDDISDARVRAAAEAVHADVFIRDLPQGYDTPVAERGATLSVGQKQLLSFARALAFDPQILILDEATSSVDTETENLIRDALHVLMAGRTTIAIAHRLSTIQDMDRILVLHRGELREAGTHQELLALRGIYHRLYELQYQGHMPAPQGT